In the Cydia amplana chromosome 14, ilCydAmpl1.1, whole genome shotgun sequence genome, one interval contains:
- the LOC134654184 gene encoding histone acetyltransferase KAT6A-like isoform X3, translating into MSEPEDVGKDVWKRWILEAIRKIRSQKQRPSVERICHAIRQHHNYHEDVVSERLERAVREGAVLKVYNKGQSSYKDPGGLQSRTLRIAPDIDVSRAVAKAVRELGERDGSDLKTIEKHLQQAYQVTVDPEVDVRTVLKAAAKRAVTRGLITHHQGFYKATERPRAGSHERTPKQKKNQEPEKSPEGLPICAECLGTETRNSSGEPEPLISCQQCKSYAHPTCLNLLDHTTQTTLKALRWSCGECAWCSVCGSAGGWAARCACCSGAAPRYAHAHCAPPPWRCAVCKDMPATPKRSGGAPTPRTKKARTRRAASDSEPSDESKKLPPGVTAGDASLFTAALAAVAAPEPAPQPAPAAPPRCPSAIEFGQWEIDTWYSSPFPQEYARLPKLFLCEFCLKYAKSRAVLMRHLDKCLWRHPPATEIYRCGDISVFEVDGNANKIYCQNLCLLAKLFLDHKTLYYDVEPFLFYVLTKNDNKGCHLVGYFSKEKHCQQKYNVSCIMTMPQYQRQGYGRFLIHFSYLLSKEEGQPGTPEKPLSDLGRVSYHAYWKSVILEFLHDHKDKPFTLEDIAHTTGMHMNDIAATFQLLGFVRYLPNNDSMKLGLCIDWNKVDSHVKKLRSRPRLEIDPECLRWTPLLAPTINPFRSPDEGSADQDTENDEEMKTESEDTATEPETPVTKAETKLKTKIEKDKTPEPVEVTSSGRRRTRPLKYSETTYQTTPTLAQEGGRKRKRDVNRKLSESNLTEDDKKPEETTPRQQRSKSVARRSSRVALNELNEDSNPTPTPRSRRQSVKEKETYASDSQDSQEDTLDTSVAATASVKAKAKRKHPWRGRPKKRQKVTKTNKVRTDSPDAKKAKMDEETNCKTDDDSMEEEKPKSPVQNHNSPKSQDVEKPKETSKNSDSSEDSSGEADDEMDVEEVDDKISVSSKPASPRQVEENSTDHHTSDMELDSIHMDSPKSIAEKEQVIKETSTEDSEKNDKPSEDVESPAVNATESKPESQSQKVDEQAEAKNGEIQSPSKPSLDDKETIVISESDDNNSQSCPLPSPKPNNTVPAQTNNENKPKEVEENESPSKVIPVVSTENAHIVLDHKIQEEVNPSRPPPVDLIVPKIHQIETIVVEGESDNGPSPHVNTPPKLNDKSVINESPKLKRTPEKVNSECEQKKCEIRKETVIQHQAMDELKSPEKKSPTKPDSIIQNVDLQRDMSNMKLPEMPKLDSYTDLPDRNKSQNCVVGKESEITFRNDLVNPRKDEMVITRNVIEPNMINYQNTVSNSMTIQQINTAQHSYLNHRASVSKESQSVQTDKVMKTSEANRVNSMSDSPVISKPTKLEVPHPITSPVINPVIPKVPNVTDINFLPRCQSANAAVNLGSEMDPNFANSNAIQNSLGGSMSIVQCSSQDKDLKPREKSKLRDVRVNSAHSKLEKPEKKSKNDTPRSTPEPKVVFFPEQTANARKPETSVPINVINTNSGPVTSKPETKPTNEAPKKQDFFKKEKTNTAKCDSKNNTVKHDKTCTTQLALKPDQNDLNKMLPKLRYDNDLVPKDYPMNQIPNYHTSHAQYQWPPWDPARLAQGTWDHNRFLDMKNSDKNYLDKFQGFNLPHLEQMQKSPQKLHPKYDQKDFHNIAYGAISSGIYATTGLPHFKETKAPTSKASECSQKNDCKPSKQSKTTTACQTQCEPKKSQAQNEAQMKQMMQRQVKQQEAVTSCAEYRQQSPQILTSPGCKTPFNNGPCSQEKEIEKKSRQKKEESPKDSKEEMCEAVSPALQSMGVYTPDSTSNSVHSVQYPSCELDVSQLGLESPSSIGSDLASPCYMHATPSPQYPHSAIHIPSIMTQPNQPPKQQKINNRNRNAGASSGAGAGAGAGGAKSEPAMRGAATPPARHRTTPPAHQPHAGGGAASGGASAGYQGGYLSFQQQQQYHGGGWAPSCSLAKLQQMAEAPQHHHQQYAQQAGGAQHYHKYYPAPNQLDAARTRTHSAPAPAPSNLSPMQHMQMAPTSRMSPNLNSHIISQYGVGLANSYRMPPQQQFNNLQMMNVNTPVQYSSPDPRAQQPNVYAYGYINAPSALGLQSLNSTMRR; encoded by the exons ATGAGCGAGCCGGAAGACGTCGGAAAGGATGTGTGGAAGCGATGGATACTCGAGGCGATTCGGAAAATACGTTCACAAAAACAGCGGCCGAGCGTGGAGCGCATCTGTCACGCGATCAGGCAGCACCACAACTATCATGAGGACGTGGTCTCCGAGCGCCTAGAGCGGGCCGTGCGCGAGGGCGCCGTGCTGAAAGTGTACAACAAGGGGCAGAGCTCGTACAAGGACCCAGGGGGGTTGCAAAGCAGGACTCTTAGGATAGCACCGGACATTGATGTGTCGCGGGCAGTGGCTAAAGCAGTGCGTGAGTTAGGTGAACGGGACGGTAGTGACTTAAAGACTATAGAGAAACACCTGCAGCAGGCATACCAAGTGACTGTGGACCCTGAAGTGGATGTGCGTACAGTGTTGAAGGCCGCAGCGAAGCGGGCCGTTACTAGGGGGTTGATAACCCACCATCAGGGATTTTATAAGGCTACGGAGAGACCAAGGGCTGGGTCACATGAGCGAACTCCGAAGCAGAAGAAGAATCAGGAACCAGAAAAG AGCCCCGAAGGTCTGCCCATCTGCGCCGAGTGCCTGGGCACGGAGACGCGCAATAGCAGCGGCGAGCCCGAGCCGCTCATCAGCTGCCAGCAGTGCAAGTCGTACGCGCACCCCACGTGCCTCAACCTTCTGGACCACACCACACAGACTACTTTAAAG GCGCTGCGCTGGTCGTGCGGCGAGTGCGCGTGGTGCTCGGTGTGCGGCAGCGCGGGCGGCTGGGCGGCGCGCTGCGCGTGCTGCTCGGGCGCCGCGCCCCGCTACGCGCACGCGCACTGCGCGCCGCCGCCCTGGCGCTGCGCCGTCTGCAAGGACATGCCCGCTACTCCGAAGCG GTCGGGTGGTGCGCCGACGCCGCGGACGAAGAAGGCGCGCACGCGCCGCGCGGCCTCGGACTCCGAGCCATCCGACG AGAGCAAGAAGCTCCCCCCGGGCGTGACGGCTGGCGACGCGTCGCTGTTCACGGCGGCGCTCGCGGCCGTGGCGGCGCCCGAGCCCGCGCCGCagcccgcgcccgccgcgccgccgcgctgcCCCTCCGCCATCGAGTTCGGCCAATGGGAGATCGACACGTGGTACTCCAGCCCCTTCCCGCAGGAGTATGCCAG GCTACCCAAGCTATTCCTGTGCGAGTTCTGCCTTAAATACGCCAAAAGTCGGGCCGTGCTCATGCGGCACCTCGACAAGTGCCTGTGGCGGCACCCGCCCGCCACCGAGATCTACCGCTGCGGCGACATATCCGTCTTCGAAGTCGACGGCAACGCCAACAAGATCTACTGCCAGAACCTCTGCCTACTCGCCAAACTCTTCCTCGACCACAAAACGCTCTACTACGACGTTGAACCGTTCCTATTCTACGTGCTGACGAAAAATGATAATAAAGGATGCCATCTCGTCGGATATTTTTCGAAAGAGAAGCATTGCCAGCAGAAGTACAATGTGTCGTGCATTATGACGATGCCGCAGTACCAGAGGCAGGGCTACGGGCGGTTTCTCATCCATTTTA GTTATTTATTATCAAAAGAGGAAGGTCAACCCGGAACACCAGAAAAACCTCTATCCGACCTCGGCCGAGTGTCGTACCACGCTTACTGGAAGTCGGTCATACTAGAGTTCCTCCACGACCATAAAGACAAACCGTTCACGCTCGAGGACATCGCGCATACAACGGGCATGCACATGAACGACATCGCCGCCACCTTCCAACTGCTCGGTTTCGTCAGATACCTACCCAACAATGACTCGATGAAACTAGGACTCTGCATAGACTGGAATAAGGTCGATAGTCACGTGAAAAAATTAAGAAGTAGACCGCGGTTGGAAATCGACCCGGAATGTCTTAGGTGGACGCCGCTTCTGGCCCCAACCATCAACCCCTTCAGGTCGCCCGACGAAGGCTCTGCAGACCAGGACACTGAGAACGACGAGGAAATGAAAACTGAGAGCGAAGACACAGCGACAGAACCTGAAACACCAGTCACCAAAGCGGAGACCAAGTTGAAGACCAAAATTGAAAAGGACAAGACCCCTGAACCTGTTGAGGTCACCTCATCCGGACGACGGCGGACGAGACCTCTCAAGTACAGTGAAACTACTTATCAGACCACTCCCACGCTCGCTCAGGAGGGCGGCAGAAAGAGGAAACGGGATGTAAACAGAAAGCTATCCGAATCCAACTTAACTGAGGACGATAAAAAACCAGAGGAGACGACTCCGCGGCAACAAAGAAGTAAAAGTGTTGCGAGGCGGTCATCCAGAGTCGCTCTGAACGAGCTCAACGAAGACTCCAACCCTACTCCGACACCTAGAAGCAGGAGACAGAGTGTTAAAGAAAAAGAGACATACGCCTCAGATAGCCAGGATAGCCAAGAAGACACCCTCGACACTTCAGTCGCAGCGACAGCCAGTGTCAAAGCGAAAGCGAAGCGAAAACATCCCTGGCGCGGTCGCCCTAAGAAGCGACAAAAGGTCACCAAAACTAATAAAGTCAGAACTGATTCCCCTGACGCAAAGAAAGCGAAAATGGACGAGGAAACCAACTGCAAAACTGACGACGACTCCATGGAGGAAGAAAAACCCAAATCGCCTGTTCAAAACCACAATTCCCCTAAGAGTCAAGATGTCGAAAAACCCAAGGAGACAAGCAAGAATTCAGACAGCTCTGAGGACTCTTCTGGGGAGGCTGATGATGAAATGGATGTGGAAGAGGTAGACGATAAAATAAGTGTATCCAGCAAACCCGCCAGTCCTCGGCAAGTAGAAGAGAACAGCACAGATCATCACACAAGTGACATGGAACTTGACAGCATACACATGGATTCACCAAAATCTATAGCTGAGAAAGAACAAGTCATCAAAGAAACCTCCACTGAAGACAGTGAGAAAAATGACAAACCCAGTGAAGACGTAGAATCACCCGCTGTCAACGCTACTGAATCAAAACCGGAGTCGCAGTCGCAAAAAGTAGATGAGCAGGCAGAAGCGAAAAATGGCGAAATCCAGTCGCCATCTAAACCTTCGCTAGACGACAAAGAGACTATAGTCATATCAGAATCAGACGACAATAACAGCCAAAGTTGTCCACTGCCTTCTCCTAAACCCAACAACACGGTGCCGGCGCAAACTAACAATGAAAACAAACCTAAAGAGGTTGAAGAAAACGAAAGCCCTTCTAAGGTTATACCTGTTGTGTCCACGGAGAACGCTCACATAGTGCTAGACCACAAGATTCAGGAGGAAGTGAATCCAAGTAGACCACCACCGGTAGATCTTATTGTCCCTAAAATACATCAGATAGAAACTATAGTAGTTGAAGGAGAGTCTGACAATGGCCCATCGCCCCATGTCAATACGCCACCAAAACTGAATGATAAATCTGTTATCAACGAGTCTCCAAAACTAAAAAGGACCCCAGAAAAAGTAAATTCTGAATGTGAACAGAAAAAGTGTGAAATAAGAAAGGAAACGGTAATACAACATCAGGCTATGGACGAGCTTAAAAGTCCAGAAAAAAAGTCTCCAACTAAACCTGACTCGATCATTCAGAATGTGGACCTTCAAAGAGACATGAGCAATATGAAATTACCCGAAATGCCAAAACTTGATTCCTACACAGATCTACCAGATAGGAATAAATCTCAAAATTGCGTTGTTGGCAAAGAAAGCGAAATCACTTTTAGAAATGACTTGGTTAATCCAAGAAAAGACGAGATGGTCATCACTAGAAATGTCATAGAACCAAATATGATCAACTACCAGAATACAGTGAGCAACTCCATGACGATACAGCAAATTAATACGGCGCAGCACTCCTACCTCAACCATAGAGCCAGCGTCAGCAAGGAGTCTCAATCTGTTCAAACTGACAAAGTGATGAAGACCAGTGAAGCTAACAGAGTTAACAGCATGTCTGACTCGCCTGTGATAAGCAAACCGACCAAACTAGAAGTGCCTCATCCCATTACGTCCCCCGTCATCAACCCAGTGATACCCAAAGTACCCAATGTTACAGATATCAATTTTTTACCTAGATGCCAAAGCGCCAATGCCGCTGTTAACCTGGGCTCTGAAATGGACCCTAATTTTGCGAACAGCAATGCTATCCAGAATTCTCTCGGAGGCTCCATGAGCATCGTCCAATGTAGCTCGCAGGATAAAGACTTAAAACCGAGGGAGAAAAGCAAGCTCAGAGATGTAAGAGTGAATTCAGCTCACAGCAAATTGGAAAAACCGGAAAAGAAAAGCAAGAATGACACTCCTAGAAGCACGCCGGAACCTAAAGTCGTTTTTTTTCCAGAGCAAACCGCTAACGCGCGAAAGCCGGAGACGTCGGTTCCTATAAACGTCATCAACACCAACTCCGGCCCCGTCACAAGCAAGCCAGAGACTAAACCGACCAACGAAGCGCCGAAGAAGcaagatttttttaagaaaGAGAAAACTAACACCGCCAAATGTGATTCAAAAAACAACACAGTCAAACATGACAAAACTTGCACTACGCAACTCGCCTTAAAACCGGACCAAAATGATCTAAACAAAATGCTGCCCAAGCTTCGCTATGATAACGATCTTGTTCCAAAAGACTATCCCATGAATCAAATCCCTAACTACCACACATCTCATGCTCAGTACCAGTGGCCGCCTTGGGACCCAGCACGCCTGGCACAAGGCACATGGGACCATAACAGATTTCTCGACATGAAAAACAGCGATAAAAACTACCTGGACAAATTCCAGGGTTTCAACCTACCTCATCTTGAACAGATGCAGAAATCGCCCCAAAAGCTCCATCCGAAATATGATCAGAAAGATTTCCATAACATCGCTTACGGAGCGATTTCATCCGGCATCTACGCCACTACGGGCCTTCCGCATTTTAAAGAAACTAAAGCACCAACTTCAAAAGCCTCGGAATGCTCGCAGAAGAACGATTGTAAACCTTCCAAGCAATCCAAAACGACCACGGCTTGTCAAACGCAGTGCGAGCCGAAAAAATCTCAGGCGCAAAACGAGGCTCAAATGAAACAGATGATGCAACGCCAAGTCAAACAACAGGAAGCCGTCACCAGCTGCGCCGAATACCGACAGCAAAGCCCTCAAATACTAACCTCCCCCGGCTGTAAAACTCCTTTCAACAACGGTCCATGTAGCCAAGAGAAAGAAATAGAAAAGAAGAGTAGACAAAAGAAGGAGGAATCGCCTAAAGACAGTAAGGAGGAAATGTGCGAAGCGGTCAGCCCGGCTTTGCAATCTATGGGAGTTTATACTCCAGACTCGACCAGCAATTCTGTACATTCAGTGCAGTACCCCTCCTGTGAACTCGACGTATCGCAACTAGGCTTAGAATCGCCCTCAAGTATCGGATCGGATCTGGCGTCCCCGTGCTACATGCACGCGACGCCGTCGCCGCAGTACCCGCACTCGGCGATACACATCCCTTCGATCATGACGCAGCCCAACCAGCCGCCGAAACAGCAGAAGATTAACAACAGGAATAG AAACGCCGGCGCGAGTAGCGGAGCGGGCGCGGGCGCAGGCGCGGGCGGCGCCAAGAGCGAGCCCGCCATGCGCGGCGCCGCCACTCCCCCCGCTAGACACCGCACCACTCCCCCAGCTCATCAGCCACACG